A genomic stretch from Leishmania infantum JPCM5 genome chromosome 25 includes:
- a CDS encoding putative protein kinase, with product MFMKLFKKKDKKDKEDDKKSESTPTLENKRVETPEPPQEKLTKDDFETLDVLGKGSFAYVVLCRRLSTNKYYAMKVINKQGLLDHKRVQDVFTERNVLTRLNHPYLLKLYWTFQSEHKLFFVMDYMPGGDLDKYMNSVPKKQLDPATAQLYGAEILLAIMCLHEHSVIYRDLKPENILLDGEGHCALADFGLSKDFHKDGQDVSDKDLRANSFVGSPFYVAPDVLRQREYTNAVDFWSFGILLYRMLCGRTPFNGRSMTEVFDNILYSDLSFPSGVTVSPEAKDLISRLLMKDPNRRIKGPEVKQHPYWTGISFEEVAQRKVAPPRWTPLPSVEEMLAARKNVSAGPSTSLKNPHQVVNTPAQSSQLNDGQQRLFGGFSCTADSHLNNS from the coding sequence ATGTTCATGAAACTCTTCAAGAAGAAGGACAAGAAGGACAAGGAGGATGATAAGAAGTCCGAGTCGACGCCTACCTTGGAGAACAAGCGTGTGGAAACCCCTGAGCCGCCGCAGGAGAAGCTGACCAAAGACGACTTCGAGACCCTCGACGTCCTCGGCAAGGGCTCCTTTGCCTATGTGGTGCTGTGCCGTCGCCTCTCGACGAACAAGTACTACGCCATGAAGGTGATCAACAAGCAGGGCCTGCTGGACCACAAGCGAGTGCAGGACGTCTTTACGGAGCGCAACGTGCTGACTCGCCTGAACCACCCCTACTTGCTGAAACTGTACTGGACCTTCCAGTCGGAGCACAAGCTGTTCTTCGTCATGGACTACATGCCTGGTGGTGACCTCGACAAGTACATGAACTCCGTCCCGAAGAAGCAGCTCGACccggcaacggcgcagcTGTACGGTGCCGAAATCCTCTTGGCCATTATGTGCCTGCACGAGCACAGTGTCATATATCGAGATCTGAAGCCAGAGAACATTCTGCTGGATGGTGAGGGTCACTGCGCTCTTGCGGACTTCGGCCTGTCCAAGGATTTCCACAAGGACGGCCAGGACGTGTCCGACAAGGACCTGCGCGCCAACTCGTTCGTCGGGTCGCCGTTCTACGTGGCGCCTGACGTGCTGCGCCAACGTGAGTACACCAATGCAGTGGACTTCTGGTCCTTCGGCATTCTGCTGTACCGCATGCTGTGCGGTCGCACTCCCTTCAATGGCCGCAGCATGACGGAGGTATTCGACAACATCTTGTACTCAGACCTCTCTTTCCCCAGTGGCGTGACGGTGTCGCCGGAAGCCAAAGACCTGATCAGCCGTTTGCTCATGAAGGACCCCAACCGTCGCATCAAGGGCCCTGAGGTGAAGCAGCACCCCTACTGGACGGGGATCAGCTttgaggaggtggcgcagcgaaAGGTTGCCCCACCGCGGTGGACCCCACTGCCGtcggtggaggagatgctggCTGCGCGCAAAAATGTCAGCGCTGGCCCCTCGACCTCTTTGAAGAACCCGCACCAAGTCGTGAATACGCCGGCACAGAGCTCGCAGCTCAACGATGGCCAGCAGAGGCTGTTTGGCGGCTTCTCCTGCACGGCGGACAGCCACCTGAACAACAGCTGA
- the PUF8 gene encoding putative pumillio protein 8, with the protein MGRTNAKKQEAREERLSKLPQSDRLAKIALIKKKEGRVLDAAEKHALKMSSAHGEILRLWEKLRTIEERTEEQAAMPSSKKTAYAHKYPMVDKLMHLIEPKFANLVRTPSVSRVVQSMIKYGSAEQVNRLLKWVSKDFSTYATDAYAHFVVCALVRHAPHEAYSKLMTHVIPSVPQLVAHKFGIEVLHSVYSSRWCSPADRSLLLLAVFKDNVAVMKRWPGYPEVEAVLKQNPSLQRRLLSRLFDLSDKLVSQKEAIGYPFVQRLVGTYVRCGTRDEVSELCDTLRPHITAISVTREGAPLASLAFSLTEPKKRKEVLHSFNAQLGELCTSKYAAPVIARLFDLLYDAQMLRKYVASDLAEHIGQVVNSPYGYQILMHLLTPHEERKWRFLLPNWQEHNLFSMENKEWNHHTWLTPTFVPETVEICSKPAATSHLAALPMLVKAFLRYVTDEANSAKLNRHHAALIAREVLHVVQHEPLYKAAIQLSADEEQALSKLAPAHGKREREDAAGEVEKYAAAPEKCPKREHGSQKAAALTPADKRKKTKVPTATSAAAPLGGRRVKTVAKERVKKI; encoded by the coding sequence ATGGGCCGTACGAATGCGAAGAAGCAGGAGGCGCGAGAGGAGCGCCTCAGCAAGCTTCCTCAGTCAGATCGATTGGCGAAGATCGCCCTCATCAAGAAGAAGGAGGGGCGCGTACTCGATGCGGCTGAAAAGCATGCACTGAAGATGTCGTCGGCGCATGGCGAGATTTTGCGCCTATGggagaagctgcgcacgATCGAGGAGCGCACGGAGGAGCAAGCTGCCATGCCTTCCAGCAAGAAGACCGCATATGCGCACAAGTACCCCATGGTGGACAAGCTCATGCATCTCATCGAGCCCAAGTTCGCGAACCTCGTGCGTACACCGAGCGTGAGCCGTGTGGTGCAGTCAATGATCAAGTACGGCTCGGCGGAGCAGGTCAACAGGCTCTTGAAGTGGGTCTCGAAAGACTTTTCCACCTACGCGACGGACGCCTACGCGCATTTCGTGGTTTGCGCGTTGGTACGCCACGCTCCACACGAGGCCTACAGTAAGTTAATGACGCACGTGATACCGTCCGTGCCACAGCTTGTAGCGCACAAGTTCGGTATCGAGGTGCTCCACTCTGTATACAGCAGTCGGTGGTGCAGCCCTGCGGACCGCAGCCTCCTCTTGTTAGCTGTGTTTAAAGACAACGTGGCAGTGATGAAGCGGTGGCCGGGGTACccggaggtggaggcggtcTTGAAGCAGAACCCGTCACTTCAGCGTCGCCTTCTCAGTCGCCTTTTTGACCTCAGCGACAAACTGGTGTCACAGAAGGAGGCGATTGGGTACCCGTTTGTGCAGCGGCTCGTTGGCACCTACGTAAGGTGCGGCACGCGTGATGAGGTGAGCGAGCTGTGCGACACGCTGCGTCCACACATTACCGCTATTTCGGTCACCCGGGAAGGCGCCCCTCTTGCCTccctcgccttctccttgACAGAGCCAAAGAAGCGCAAGGAAGTGCTTCACAGCTTCAACGCTCAGCTGGGGGAGCTCTGCACCAGCAAGTACGCAGCACCGGTCATCGCTCGCCTGTTTGATCTCCTGTACGACGCGCAGATGCTGAGGAAATACGTTGCGAGCGACCTAGCGGAGCACATTGGGCAGGTAGTCAACAGCCCTTATGGCTACCAAATCCTTATGCACCTGCTCACCCCTCACGAGGAGCGCAAGTGGAGGTTCTTGCTTCCCAACTGGCAGGAGCACAACCTCTTCTCTATGGAGAATAAGGAGTGGAACCACCACACGTGGCTCACGCCAACATTTGTGCCCGAGACTGTAGAGATTTGCAGCAAGCCTGCTGCCACGTCCCAcctcgcagcgctgccgatGCTCGTCAAGGCATTTCTGCGGTATGTCACCGACGAAGCCAACAGCGCCAAGCTGAACCGCCACCACGCGGCACTCATTGCACGCGAAGTTCTGCACGTGGTACAGCACGAGCCACTCTACAAGGCCGCCATTCAGCTTTCCGCGGATGAGGAGCAGGCGTTGTCCAAGCTGGCTCCCGCACATGGCAAGCGAGAGCGTGAGGACGCAGCGGGGGAAGTGGAGAAGTATGCCGCGGCCCCGGAAAAATGCCCCAAACGTGAACACGGCAGCCAGAAAGCCGCAGCGCTCACCCCAGCCGacaagaggaagaagacAAAGGTGCCGACGGCCACCTCAGCAGCCGCCCCACTGGGGGGCAGGCGGGTCAAGACGGTTGCAAAGGAGAGGGTCAAGAAGATTTAG
- a CDS encoding putative adenylate kinase produces MPSKFLRLLFVGAPGVGKGTYSGRAAVSLGCHAVSSGDLLRKEVAEGTAIGKQVKELIEKGVFVPDEIITKMVAQHIASLSADKERPNGYILDGYPRNISQATALWSSGEIKIDHVINLTQPRNVIIKKLSSRRSCPDCGFVYNLASIDEGGIKMDPLKPKLDGVCDKCGCTKPLITRKDDDIDVVTTRQDAYSAVATPLLRFYKEKGILHEFPVLGGTKLYLPKLLELISTLD; encoded by the coding sequence ATGCCGAGCAAGTTCCTGCGGCTGTTGTTCGTAGGTGCGCCGGGTGTGGGGAAGGGGACTTATTCCGGTCGCGCGGCCGTGTCGCTGGGCTGCCACGCCGTCTCCAGCGGAGACCTTCTGCGGAAGGAGGTTGCTGAGGGCACGGCGATCGGCAAGCAGGTGAAGGAGCTGATTGAGAAGGGCGTCTTTGTTCCCGATGAGATCATCACAAAgatggtggcgcagcacatagcgtcgctgtcggcggaCAAGGAGCGACCAAACGGGTACATTTTGGACGGGTACCCGCGCAACATCTCGCAGGCAACAGCACTGTGGTCGTCAGGGGAGATCAAGATCGACCACGTCATCAACCTCACTCAACCGCGTAACGTGATCATCAAGAAGCTCTCGTCGCGCCGATCTTGCCCGGACTGCGGGTTTGTGTACAACCTGGCCTCTATCGACGAGGGAGGGATCAAGATGGACCCCCTCAAGCCCAAGCTGGATGGCGTGTGCGACAAGTGCGGCTGCACAAAACCTCTCATCACCCGAAAGGACGATGACATCGATGTCGTGACAACGCGCCAGGATGCGTACAGCGCCGTCGCAACGCCACTCCTGCGCTTTTACAAGGAGAAGGGTATCCTGCACGAGTTTCCGGTACTAGGCGGCACAAAACTATACTTGCCGAAGCTGCTCGAACTGATCTCGACGTTGGATTAG
- the GSP gene encoding putative glutathionylspermidine synthase has protein sequence MLSLPRDHHYHTHHRGTELVPFDQVIGITPDGVPVISNGNEFHFTNLESVTPFYQALCSFDRKAPVTVPYKKLGVKWQCVEFARRYLASRKAVWTASMPIAADMWRAETPFVRVQDGTPVEFTRIANRSHGPAPAMSDIIVWGQSEETPFGHVAVVTEVLPEAVRVAEQNQGFERWPQGMLYSREIPVQRSSAGTVEFVDEDPVLGWVTLHCPYYDFRDGDLADKFLIVTGPGCIVRQPFPKHVELPWLQPEERCDFYLKRSLAIGGNVGDDARAKECDVPSAFYFLDYNIWCRLGRAAHSLHRIAMTATAQVLDDADSAYLLEHYFGLPPEIHPLLRRSWEMMPPMSGRFDFGYDGNKVAMLEYNCDSSGALLECCNTQEKMANYYGVSQGMSTGSFLGAKCVSHFARLMSNEKVCPKHKLIHFMIDDDDEERYTAMCMMNFAEKAGFRTKLCVKLIDFRYRDGAPANAAPLSVTCDHPIIVDSDGDEVLLVWKTWSWDTVLREYHRQCSATDSVSSPTLSDILLNNNICVIEPLWKAVTGSKALLPFMHALAPDHEHLLAADFVPTKDIISHHYVSKPINGRAGQNIMMFDPVTDAAELNAAPQEMLSESSSQLFSIKPPAASCSALQSQSIDRTNECSTGTFFDSAVVYQKRFFLKKFEGKYFPIFCGWMIDDEFGGVVVREDTSKITKLDSIVIPARVVRENVSLGGAYTDEGET, from the coding sequence ATGCTGTCTCTGCCACGcgaccaccactaccacacgcaccaccgcggcacTGAGTTGGTGCCCTTTGACCAGGTTATCGGCATCACCCCAGATGGCGTGCCCGTCATATCCAACGGGAACGAGTTCCATTTCACCAACCTCGAGTCCGTGACACCGTTCTATCAGGCGCTCTGCTCCTTCGACCGCAAGGCGCCGGTGACTGTGCCGTACAAGAAGCTTGGTGTCAAATGGCAGTGCGTTGAGTTTGCACGCCGCTACCTCGCGTCCCGCAAGGCTGTGTGGACGGCGTCCATGCCAATCGCCGCGGATATGTGGAGAGCGGAGACGCCGttcgtgcgcgtgcaggaTGGCACACCGGTGGAGTTCACGCGGATCGCCAACAGATCACACGGcccggcgccggcgatgtCGGACATCATTGTGTGGGGTCAGAGCGAGGAGACGCCGTTTGGCCACGTCGCGGTTGTgacggaggtgctgccggaggcggtgcgagTGGCGGAGCAGAACCAGGGCTTTGAGCGGTGGCCGCAGGGCATGCTGTACAGCCGGGAGATTCcagtgcagcgcagcagcgcaggcaCAGTAGAGTTCGTAGACGAGGACCCGGTGCTGGGGTGGGTGACGCTGCACTGCCCCTACTACGACTTTCGCGATGGCGACCTGGCCGACAAGTTCCTCATTGTCACCGGACCGGGCTGCATCGTGCGCCAGCCCTTCCCCAAACACGTGGAGTTACCGTGGCTTCAACCAGAGGAGCGGTGCGACTTTTATCTGAAGCGTTCCCTTGCGATTGGCGGCaacgtcggcgacgacgcgagGGCGAAGGAGTGTGACGTGCCCAGCGCTTTTTACTTTCTCGACTACAACATCTGGTGCCGGCTCGGGCGAGCGGCTCACTCGCTGCACCGCATTGCCATGACTGCCACAGCCCAGGTCCTCGATGACGCAGACTCGGCGTATCTCTTGGAGCACTACTTTGGGCTACCCCCAGAGATtcatccgctgctgcgtcgctcgTGGGAGATGATGCCGCCAATGAGTGGCCGCTTTGACTTCGGCTATGACGGCAACAAGGTGGCAATGCTGGAGTACAACTGCGACTCCTCTGGCGCGCTGCTAGAGTGCTGCAACACCCAAGAGAAGATGGCCAACTACTACGGCGTGTCGCAGGGGATGTCGACCGGCTCCTTCTTGGGGGCCAAGTGCGTGTCACACTTTGCGCGCTTGATGTCGAACGAGAAGGTGTGCCCCAAGCACAAGCTGATTCACTTCATgatcgacgacgacgacgaggagcgctACACCGCCATGTGCATGATGAACTTTGCAGAGAAAGCCGGCTTCCGCACGAAGCTTTGCGTGAAGCTGATCGACTTCCGTtaccgcgacggcgctccTGCCAACGCCGCTCCGCTCTCCGTGACATGCGACCACCCCATCATAGTTGAcagtgacggcgacgaggttCTTCTGGTGTGGAAGACGTGGTCGTGGGACACGGTGTTGAGAGAATACCACCGCCAGTGCAGTGCAACAGACTCGGTCAGCAGTCCGACGCTCTCTGACATTCTCCTCAACAACAACATTTGCGTCATCGAGCCGCTCTGGAAAGCTGTAACGGGGAGCAAGGCGCTTCTTCCCTTTATGCACGCTCTGGCTCCTGACCACGAGCACCTCCTCGCGGCGGACTTTGTACCCACAAAAGACATCATCTCCCACCACTACGTCTCCAAGCCCATCAACGGTCGAGCTGGGCAGAACATCATGATGTTTGACCCGGTGACTgacgcggcggagctgaaCGCGGCTCCTCAAGAGATGCTCAGTGAGAGCTCGTCGCAGCTCTTCTCCATCAAGCCgcctgccgcctcctgctctgcGCTACAGAGCCAGTCGATAGACCGCACCAATGAGTGCTCGACTGGCACGTTTTTCGACTCCGCCGTCGTCTATCAGAAGCGTTTTTTCTTGAAGAAATTTGAAGGCAAGTACTTCCCCATTTTCTGTGGATGGATGATCGACGACGAATTTGGTGGTGTCGTAGTCCGCGAAGACACATCAAAGATCACGAAGCTGGATAGCATCGTCATCCCCGCGCGCGTTGTGCGCGAGAACGTCTCGCTCGGTGGGGCGTACACTGACGAGGGTGAGACGTAG